The following proteins are encoded in a genomic region of Syntrophotaleaceae bacterium:
- a CDS encoding Sir2 family NAD-dependent protein deacetylase: MTGRALSDFAATLTAARTVVITAGAGMGVDSGLPDFRGPQGFWNAYPMYRSLGIGFVAAANPVHFERDPAFGWGFYGHRTELYRSKEPHAGFALLRAWIARYGWRAFVVTSNVDGHFQKAGFAEEEICEVHGSIHHLQCTRPCSDLIWPSEEEIPVDYQTMRAISFPHCPRCGAVARPNILMFGDFAWLSRRSAEQQRRFDLFLAAAVQPMVVVELGAGTAVPTIRHLSEGLAARGGKLIRINPHEAKVPTGHHPLPFGALEGLRRIEAALIG; this comes from the coding sequence ATGACCGGGCGGGCGCTATCCGATTTTGCGGCGACGCTGACCGCCGCCAGAACCGTGGTGATCACTGCGGGGGCCGGCATGGGGGTCGATTCGGGTTTGCCCGACTTTCGCGGACCGCAGGGGTTCTGGAACGCCTACCCGATGTACCGGAGCCTCGGCATCGGTTTTGTCGCCGCCGCCAATCCTGTCCATTTCGAGCGGGATCCGGCTTTTGGCTGGGGGTTCTACGGCCATCGCACCGAGCTCTACCGGAGTAAGGAACCCCACGCCGGGTTTGCTCTTTTGCGCGCCTGGATCGCTCGTTACGGCTGGCGCGCCTTCGTCGTCACCTCCAACGTCGACGGCCATTTCCAGAAGGCCGGTTTCGCCGAAGAGGAGATTTGCGAGGTGCACGGCTCCATCCATCATCTGCAATGCACGCGCCCCTGCTCCGACCTCATCTGGCCCAGCGAGGAGGAGATTCCGGTCGATTACCAGACCATGCGGGCGATATCCTTCCCCCATTGTCCCCGCTGCGGCGCCGTGGCCCGGCCCAACATCCTCATGTTCGGCGACTTCGCCTGGCTCTCCCGGCGCTCGGCGGAGCAGCAGCGCCGCTTCGATCTCTTCCTGGCCGCTGCCGTGCAACCGATGGTCGTCGTGGAACTGGGGGCCGGTACCGCCGTCCCCACCATCCGGCATCTTTCGGAAGGGCTGGCGGCGCGCGGTGGCAAGCTGATCCGCATCAATCCCCATGAAGCAAAGGTGCCTACAGGGCATCATCCCCTGCCTTTCGGGGCCCTCGAGGGGCTGCGAAGGATAGAGGCGGCCCTGATAGGCTAG